A single window of Vibrio campbellii CAIM 519 = NBRC 15631 = ATCC 25920 DNA harbors:
- a CDS encoding IclR family transcriptional regulator — protein MTTNKANANQVNEKALQLLMQVAVSQFPVSAKTLSEQLNVPLSSLYRHLKLLKEWNLIEESVHDKTFVVGPAALLLMHSYETAQHGLDMVETILARLVQQTGEMAAYMVPSGYRALCVRQKESMQALRCSYVQGQSQPLLRGASSKVMLAFMPQSRCEKILRHFGQDHRLSEWEQELSTIRKNGYAVSTSEIDPGVSGISAPVMKGSKLIGAVSVMAPAHRVEKDKQRIILHVLQAARALPPER, from the coding sequence ATGACGACAAACAAAGCCAACGCTAACCAAGTCAACGAAAAGGCGCTGCAATTGCTGATGCAAGTCGCAGTTAGTCAATTCCCAGTCTCTGCGAAAACGCTCAGTGAACAACTGAATGTGCCTTTAAGTAGTCTTTACCGGCACTTGAAGCTACTCAAAGAGTGGAACTTGATCGAAGAAAGCGTACACGACAAAACTTTTGTAGTTGGTCCTGCCGCCCTGCTGTTAATGCACAGCTATGAAACCGCTCAACACGGTTTGGATATGGTGGAAACCATTCTTGCTCGATTAGTTCAACAAACGGGTGAGATGGCGGCTTACATGGTGCCTTCTGGCTATCGTGCGCTTTGTGTCAGACAAAAAGAAAGTATGCAGGCGCTTCGATGCAGCTACGTCCAGGGTCAAAGTCAACCATTGCTTCGTGGCGCCTCATCTAAGGTGATGCTGGCTTTCATGCCTCAAAGCCGTTGCGAAAAAATCTTGCGTCATTTTGGGCAAGATCATCGCCTCAGCGAATGGGAACAGGAGCTTAGCACCATCCGTAAGAACGGATACGCTGTTAGTACATCAGAAATCGATCCTGGTGTATCTGGCATCAGTGCCCCAGTCATGAAAGGAAGTAAATTGATTGGCGCGGTCTCGGTGATGGCTCCGGCTCACCGAGTCGAGAAGGATAAGCAGCGTATCATTTTGCATGTGTTGCAGGCAGCGAGGGCGTTGCCGCCAGAAAGGTAA
- a CDS encoding DUF6701 domain-containing protein encodes MRFFSILSTALLFPVMAEAKVYDLADIKTGDIVSFCPTAIEIQQSVGYDKAYYCHGEISLEQDMQIINSKDTYVQLRAFTGLNLKGRNTIGSPESRIDIKSLSQGVIISNTNHETDYTFIYGDIKTDYAVSLENVLIDGDVDSKGMTVELKGLYNVVNGQVTASQNLKLENAQVCGDVWSSGGLVEIGANKNIIVGGLFSLQDLTLSNTDVFGAIESKGANITLNKTSVYAKHKAIKAFHTASFVDGIGQVCGTIESHRVNNDITQFCGKSDPDCTYAANNCPEKEVPFCELVPPTNGDFDLVVTPTEDMVLMCGDELPQFTVTTTNNGEMTSAQVLASLSDPDLFTLEMVERKQKIDDNNFISKDDGTLIVKVVPNNIDAIALDANYTLTFTMVDNTNKMQTVQFMFTPYMFEAYAEDLSSLKEIHVISGKSQTVDTRLLACAATGEQVIATNYDGKPQITHPLIKPAGGSEGNFSYSADFKDGLSSHGLITNESGLFSVKMSDRFECSGFAECPDEGSVYVEGTFDVKSRPWTLAICDGSTALASGTSKSGPGFIAAGEHFSLTVKPIIWQSGGSVTGEVNTKSYCNADVTHNFMLEDAPAASIVISSKQKTPTETANQSDKLLESTLSLTRSHTESENSQYTFSGLYWEEVGSLKIKASLSGQYLDMTVNTGFRNVGRFYAKYFKVREAEWKYPTKQNFIYMNQPFEEVRYDVVALNAEKQDIENYVYFNASLREHFHLGELSDYVDRFIPPAAHSVEWNLVGDASVGTFTIKKASGNATCDNSPCWEKDETDGQYPDGPFNKDSNSTQSEIGLTHTNVVDEIHFFDDRHILEQQPDIRFGRLNFKDVGGNQGMTIKVPLDVEVWQNGRFVTHFEDSATKTNGEHHTRTPIWSNSAPNNTLLSGEGSIIAGRTYGIVASQVDSAREQVRFHLDLSSAGNNLPWLKYNWDKSDADEDNPPTVVTFGIHRGNDRIIYRGEPNFIGMN; translated from the coding sequence ATGCGCTTTTTCAGCATTTTAAGTACAGCATTACTCTTCCCGGTAATGGCAGAGGCAAAAGTTTATGACCTCGCCGATATAAAAACAGGCGATATAGTTAGCTTTTGTCCCACTGCGATAGAGATCCAGCAATCGGTAGGATATGACAAGGCATATTACTGCCACGGCGAAATATCTTTAGAGCAAGATATGCAAATCATTAACTCTAAAGATACTTATGTTCAGCTTCGTGCCTTTACAGGTTTAAACCTTAAAGGTAGGAATACTATTGGCTCCCCAGAAAGCCGAATAGACATCAAATCACTTTCCCAGGGGGTAATCATAAGCAATACAAATCATGAAACTGATTACACCTTTATCTATGGCGATATAAAAACCGATTATGCGGTTTCACTTGAAAACGTACTTATCGATGGTGATGTAGACTCAAAAGGTATGACTGTTGAACTAAAAGGCCTGTACAACGTGGTCAATGGTCAGGTCACCGCAAGTCAAAACCTAAAACTTGAGAACGCTCAGGTGTGCGGAGATGTTTGGTCATCTGGTGGTTTGGTAGAAATCGGGGCGAATAAGAACATTATTGTTGGTGGTCTTTTTTCACTCCAAGATCTAACACTTTCAAATACTGATGTTTTTGGTGCAATTGAATCCAAAGGCGCAAATATCACACTGAACAAAACATCCGTTTATGCAAAACATAAAGCAATTAAAGCTTTTCATACTGCAAGCTTTGTAGACGGTATTGGTCAAGTATGCGGAACAATCGAATCCCACCGAGTTAATAACGATATTACTCAGTTTTGCGGAAAGAGTGATCCAGATTGTACTTATGCAGCCAATAACTGCCCAGAAAAAGAAGTCCCATTTTGCGAGCTAGTTCCCCCAACGAATGGTGACTTCGACCTTGTCGTTACACCGACAGAAGATATGGTACTAATGTGTGGTGATGAATTGCCTCAGTTTACTGTAACCACAACCAATAATGGTGAAATGACAAGTGCTCAAGTGTTGGCTTCTCTCTCTGATCCTGACCTATTCACCCTTGAGATGGTTGAAAGAAAGCAGAAGATTGATGATAATAACTTTATCTCAAAAGATGACGGTACGCTGATAGTAAAAGTCGTTCCTAACAACATTGATGCTATCGCTCTCGATGCAAACTATACCCTCACCTTTACCATGGTGGATAACACAAACAAAATGCAGACTGTGCAGTTTATGTTTACGCCATATATGTTCGAAGCCTACGCAGAGGATCTAAGTAGCCTTAAAGAAATCCACGTCATATCTGGTAAATCACAAACCGTGGACACTCGCTTGTTGGCGTGTGCAGCTACCGGTGAACAAGTCATTGCAACCAATTATGATGGCAAACCTCAAATCACTCATCCTCTGATCAAACCCGCAGGCGGCAGCGAGGGCAACTTCAGTTATTCTGCAGATTTTAAAGACGGTCTCTCGAGTCACGGCTTAATCACGAATGAATCTGGATTGTTCTCTGTAAAAATGTCCGATAGGTTCGAGTGCTCAGGCTTCGCAGAATGTCCAGATGAAGGCTCCGTATACGTTGAAGGCACATTTGATGTGAAGTCTCGACCATGGACCCTAGCCATTTGTGACGGTTCAACCGCACTGGCTTCAGGTACTTCGAAAAGTGGCCCTGGGTTTATTGCCGCTGGAGAGCACTTCTCACTGACCGTTAAACCCATCATCTGGCAAAGCGGTGGCTCTGTTACCGGCGAAGTTAATACAAAGAGTTATTGCAACGCAGACGTTACTCACAACTTTATGTTAGAAGACGCGCCCGCGGCGAGCATCGTCATCAGCAGTAAACAAAAGACACCGACCGAAACCGCAAACCAATCTGATAAGTTACTGGAAAGTACCTTATCACTCACTCGTAGCCATACCGAGAGTGAGAACTCTCAATACACCTTCTCCGGCTTGTACTGGGAAGAAGTTGGCAGCCTAAAGATCAAAGCCAGTTTAAGTGGCCAGTATCTTGATATGACGGTTAACACTGGCTTTCGAAATGTGGGTCGTTTCTACGCCAAATACTTTAAGGTGAGGGAAGCGGAATGGAAGTACCCGACAAAACAAAACTTCATTTACATGAATCAACCATTTGAGGAGGTCCGTTATGACGTGGTTGCCCTCAATGCGGAAAAACAAGACATCGAGAATTACGTCTATTTCAATGCCAGCCTCCGAGAGCATTTCCATTTGGGTGAATTGAGTGACTACGTCGATCGCTTCATTCCACCAGCAGCGCACTCGGTTGAGTGGAACTTGGTGGGCGACGCAAGTGTCGGCACGTTCACAATCAAAAAAGCCAGTGGTAATGCGACTTGCGACAATAGCCCGTGTTGGGAGAAGGATGAGACGGATGGTCAGTATCCAGATGGCCCATTCAACAAAGACTCCAATTCAACACAGAGTGAAATCGGCCTAACTCACACAAATGTCGTCGACGAAATACACTTCTTTGATGACCGACATATCTTAGAACAGCAACCGGATATCCGCTTTGGTAGACTCAACTTCAAAGACGTTGGTGGCAACCAAGGCATGACAATTAAAGTTCCTCTGGATGTCGAAGTCTGGCAAAACGGCCGCTTTGTGACCCACTTTGAGGATAGCGCGACCAAAACAAATGGTGAGCATCATACTCGTACGCCAATTTGGTCTAACTCGGCCCCTAACAACACTTTGTTATCCGGCGAAGGTTCGATAATCGCTGGCAGAACCTATGGCATTGTTGCCAGCCAAGTCGATTCAGCACGAGAGCAAGTTCGCTTCCATTTGGACTTAAGCAGTGCGGGTAATAACTTACCTTGGCTTAAGTACAACTGGGATAAGAGTGACGCAGACGAAGACAACCCACCAACAGTAGTAACCTTTGGTATCCATCGCGGTAATGACCGCATTATTTACCGCGGAGAACCAAATTTTATTGGGATGAATTAA
- a CDS encoding DEAD/DEAH box helicase translates to MSFSSQGFAPEVVKALAECGYEKLTPIQQKAIPMARKGHDIFATAQTGTGKTAAFSLPMIQQLLESGRSASRKTASALIMAPTRELAEQIADNIKAYTKYTDLSVAAIFGGRKMSSQVTALEGGVDILVATPGRLEEHIEQGNVSVANIEFLVFDEADRILDMGFIHAVRKIMMDVDTDPQIMMFSATTSSQLNLLAKDILRKPKRIEVERANTTAQTIAHVLYPVDQERKTELLSELIGRKNWKQVLVFVNYKETANDVVKELKLDGIKAVVCHGDRAQSARRRALEEFKTGKARVMVATDVAARGLDIEDLPHVVNYDMPFLAEDYVHRIGRTGRAGKQGHAVSFVNREEELTVVQVENLIQQRIRRIELAGYEPKQRESYIEKLNSKPAFKNRQGRRNNPNQSATDQGSAERRLAMVKRLKARRSSK, encoded by the coding sequence ATGTCATTTTCATCTCAAGGTTTTGCGCCAGAAGTGGTTAAAGCTCTGGCAGAATGCGGTTATGAGAAGTTAACGCCAATTCAACAGAAGGCGATTCCAATGGCCCGTAAAGGTCATGATATTTTTGCAACGGCACAAACGGGTACGGGTAAAACTGCCGCGTTCTCTCTGCCTATGATTCAACAGTTATTGGAATCCGGTCGCAGCGCATCTCGCAAAACGGCAAGTGCACTGATCATGGCGCCTACTCGTGAGCTAGCAGAGCAAATCGCAGACAATATCAAAGCATACACTAAGTACACAGACCTATCGGTTGCGGCGATCTTTGGTGGCCGCAAGATGTCTTCTCAAGTGACAGCGCTAGAAGGTGGTGTGGATATTCTTGTTGCGACGCCTGGCCGTCTAGAAGAGCACATCGAGCAAGGTAACGTATCAGTTGCGAACATCGAGTTCCTTGTGTTTGATGAAGCGGACCGTATTCTTGATATGGGCTTTATCCATGCTGTACGTAAAATCATGATGGATGTGGATACAGACCCACAAATCATGATGTTCTCAGCAACCACATCGAGCCAGTTGAACCTATTGGCAAAAGATATCCTTCGTAAGCCAAAGCGCATCGAAGTAGAACGTGCAAACACAACCGCACAAACTATTGCGCACGTACTTTACCCAGTGGATCAAGAGCGTAAGACAGAGCTTCTTTCTGAGCTAATCGGCCGCAAGAACTGGAAGCAAGTCTTGGTGTTCGTAAACTACAAAGAAACTGCGAACGATGTTGTGAAAGAGCTTAAGCTAGATGGTATTAAAGCCGTTGTGTGTCATGGTGACCGTGCACAAAGCGCTCGTCGTCGTGCGTTAGAAGAATTCAAAACAGGCAAAGCTCGTGTAATGGTTGCAACAGATGTCGCCGCTCGTGGTCTGGATATTGAAGATCTACCACACGTAGTGAACTACGATATGCCATTCCTTGCAGAAGACTACGTTCACCGTATCGGTCGTACAGGTCGTGCTGGTAAACAAGGTCACGCCGTATCGTTTGTTAACCGCGAAGAAGAGCTAACAGTGGTGCAGGTTGAAAACCTAATCCAGCAACGCATTCGTCGTATTGAGCTAGCAGGTTACGAGCCAAAACAGCGTGAATCTTACATTGAGAAACTAAACTCAAAGCCTGCATTCAAGAACCGCCAAGGCCGTCGTAACAACCCGAACCAATCGGCAACAGACCAAGGCTCTGCAGAGCGTCGCTTAGCGATGGTAAAACGCTTGAAAGCGCGTCGCTCTTCTAAATAA
- a CDS encoding sensor domain-containing diguanylate cyclase, with the protein MNTALTLSKLRFFCLRFVLIFFMLVAVFGVIIHYDASSSRDAEKSNIRVEQKALLEGKKQYIEWVMSSIMRETALLADIVSAKRVYEITDLPQDEQRSEKLSRLRSILEAVSQRKEVYDQLRYIDMKGNEVVRINFEQHHSHVVPEIELQNKSHRYYFSEALKLGCNKIYVSPMDLNVEHGEIEEPAKPMIRLATPVLGQDGKKRGIVVVNYLANYLMEGMELFNLDQGANYMLLNKNGFYLFNKEHRETEFAFMYNDRQDETIYSDYPGLADQIRNTTSGQIETDEGILTIESVGTDGYHNPYCFQDYYVSESSSTSWKLVSYVDFNKRENISESKYEHEWLMQVGVVLSIVLAYLIARFQLRAFSDNQRIYYLAHHDSLTGLVNRAAFQSQASETLSQCLKAGREVCLIYLDLDSFKFINDEYGHAAGDKTLQHVASVMQRVFGSKALLARLGGDEFAILLSSQEHMKDPEHFASSLIQLIQDPIEVRPDVFHQVTTSIGGCYAKETNCTLDELMHQADMAMYEAKKSGKNRYYFI; encoded by the coding sequence GTGAATACTGCCCTCACTCTTTCAAAACTGAGGTTTTTTTGTCTACGTTTTGTATTGATCTTCTTTATGTTGGTAGCCGTTTTTGGAGTAATCATACATTACGACGCGTCTTCATCGAGAGATGCTGAGAAGAGTAACATTCGTGTCGAACAAAAAGCATTGTTAGAAGGAAAGAAACAGTACATCGAGTGGGTAATGAGCTCGATCATGCGAGAAACTGCATTGTTGGCTGATATTGTATCAGCAAAGCGCGTTTATGAGATTACCGATCTTCCTCAGGATGAGCAGCGCAGTGAAAAGCTTTCTCGTTTACGGTCTATTTTAGAAGCAGTGAGCCAGCGAAAAGAAGTCTATGATCAATTGCGGTATATAGATATGAAGGGTAACGAAGTAGTTCGTATCAATTTTGAACAGCACCATTCTCATGTCGTTCCAGAAATAGAACTTCAAAACAAAAGCCATCGTTACTACTTTTCAGAAGCCCTAAAACTTGGTTGCAACAAAATTTATGTTTCACCAATGGATTTGAATGTAGAACACGGGGAGATTGAAGAGCCAGCTAAGCCGATGATCCGTTTAGCGACGCCTGTTTTAGGCCAAGATGGAAAGAAGCGGGGTATTGTGGTTGTGAACTACTTGGCTAACTATCTTATGGAGGGCATGGAGTTGTTCAACCTTGATCAGGGAGCAAACTATATGCTTCTCAATAAAAATGGCTTCTATCTGTTCAATAAAGAGCACCGGGAGACCGAGTTTGCTTTCATGTACAACGACCGGCAAGACGAAACTATTTATTCCGATTACCCGGGCCTAGCAGATCAAATTCGAAATACAACATCGGGTCAGATTGAAACTGATGAGGGCATTTTAACGATTGAGTCGGTCGGCACCGATGGCTATCACAACCCATATTGCTTTCAGGATTATTATGTTAGTGAAAGCAGCTCTACATCTTGGAAGTTAGTTTCTTATGTTGATTTCAATAAAAGAGAAAATATATCTGAATCTAAGTACGAACATGAATGGCTTATGCAAGTGGGTGTGGTGTTGAGCATCGTTTTGGCTTATCTCATTGCACGCTTTCAGCTTCGTGCGTTCTCGGACAACCAACGTATTTACTACTTAGCGCATCATGACAGTCTGACTGGTTTGGTTAACCGCGCTGCTTTTCAAAGCCAAGCATCTGAGACTTTGTCCCAATGTTTGAAAGCGGGTAGAGAGGTGTGCTTGATATATCTTGACCTTGATAGCTTCAAGTTTATCAATGATGAGTACGGCCATGCGGCGGGCGATAAGACCCTTCAACACGTCGCTTCCGTGATGCAGCGAGTGTTTGGCAGTAAAGCGCTTCTTGCTCGATTAGGGGGCGATGAGTTCGCTATTCTGTTGAGTAGTCAAGAGCATATGAAAGATCCAGAACATTTCGCGTCGTCTTTGATTCAATTGATTCAAGACCCGATCGAGGTTCGCCCTGATGTGTTCCATCAAGTCACGACCTCAATTGGTGGTTGCTATGCGAAAGAGACAAACTGCACCTTGGATGAGTTAATGCATCAAGCGGATATGGCGATGTATGAAGCGAAGAAGTCGGGAAAAAACCGATATTACTTCATCTAA
- a CDS encoding CobW family GTP-binding protein, with protein MSHRVPTNILTGFLGVGKTTTILNLLKNKPENENWAVLVNEFGEIGIDGAMMTDQGAMIKEVPGGCMCCTAGVPMSVGITALLRQNPDRLLIEPTGLGHPKQVVATLTSEQYQPYVDLKATIALVDPRNLSNEKYLSNKNFVDQLDSADVVIGSKVDLCTSHDIDVFNDWVTDQTPSKVFSKLIHDGDLPIEVLDIERVHGSASSHIEAHHHDHAHQEPQFQLPPGEAFIRKENKGQGYFSCGWLFGAEYSFNFDQLFSMLSELTAERVKAVMNTDQGCYAFNVANGVVSVNEMSLQGFESRLEVIDSQLMPWDQLEAILLKLCGISE; from the coding sequence ATGTCACATCGAGTACCTACTAACATACTGACGGGATTTCTTGGCGTCGGTAAAACCACGACTATCCTGAACTTACTGAAAAACAAACCAGAAAATGAAAACTGGGCGGTGTTGGTGAACGAGTTTGGTGAGATAGGTATCGATGGTGCGATGATGACTGACCAAGGTGCGATGATCAAAGAGGTACCGGGTGGCTGCATGTGCTGCACGGCAGGCGTACCTATGTCTGTTGGTATTACGGCTTTGCTGCGCCAGAACCCAGATCGTCTTCTTATTGAACCAACGGGCTTGGGCCATCCAAAGCAAGTGGTTGCGACACTAACCTCTGAGCAGTACCAGCCGTACGTGGATCTTAAAGCAACAATTGCGTTGGTGGACCCGCGTAACCTAAGTAACGAGAAGTACCTTTCTAATAAAAACTTTGTCGACCAGCTTGATAGCGCAGACGTGGTCATTGGTAGCAAAGTTGACCTGTGCACAAGCCACGATATCGATGTGTTCAACGATTGGGTGACCGATCAAACGCCTTCGAAAGTGTTCAGCAAGCTGATTCACGATGGTGACTTACCAATTGAAGTATTGGACATTGAGCGTGTGCACGGCAGTGCCTCTTCTCATATTGAAGCGCATCATCATGATCACGCTCACCAAGAGCCTCAATTCCAACTGCCACCGGGTGAAGCGTTTATCCGTAAAGAGAATAAAGGACAGGGCTACTTCAGCTGCGGTTGGTTGTTTGGCGCGGAATACTCGTTCAACTTTGATCAACTGTTCTCTATGCTGTCTGAGCTAACGGCTGAACGTGTCAAAGCGGTGATGAACACTGACCAAGGTTGCTACGCGTTTAACGTTGCTAATGGTGTGGTTTCAGTCAATGAAATGAGCCTACAGGGCTTCGAATCACGCCTTGAGGTTATTGATTCTCAATTGATGCCTTGGGATCAGTTGGAAGCGATCCTACTTAAGCTTTGTGGTATCTCAGAATAG
- a CDS encoding EAL domain-containing protein, whose product MIKKELLKKAIIFLLPIPLVAAEVLYSSHQSVQRNLVHILDNDTPVVEEIFHQIKAENRTALLRPEHCEALQYNLMFERHIDEMLILKDDEIICSSKLGAISRPADDYIQVYRPETLSLGRVNGYPDQVLFLSITSEEHPEYRAVTIIDRDYFAATVGYRNDFRLKRTAIFVGDESAPMDLTKDGENETALYYSSSFDYEILIEASDDFIEQKRFSSFYSSIPALLTFYLFIFLVRRFIDPQRNMVSELKKAIRKRELKLYYQPQVDAQTGKVFGYEALVRWPHKLRGFISPDEFVPVAEESGLVESLTDFVLDKACEDFSKVKLEESIHLGVNVPPGYLSDSHVIRKIENIHRTLKQHNVELGIEITERQLIDSNAIQHIAALRVHGIQVLIDDFGTGQTALAVLQHMKVDYLKIDKCFVDTIGIESVNSSVLHAIVRLAGDLSVELVAEGVETKEQADYLKALGVNIHQGYFYAKPLPYAEVVGNRE is encoded by the coding sequence ATGATAAAGAAAGAGCTTTTGAAAAAAGCCATTATTTTTCTTCTGCCTATACCGTTGGTTGCGGCAGAAGTACTTTATTCATCTCACCAAAGTGTTCAGCGAAATCTTGTCCATATTCTTGATAACGATACTCCAGTTGTGGAGGAGATTTTTCACCAGATTAAGGCAGAGAATCGCACTGCCCTGTTACGCCCTGAGCATTGCGAGGCTCTACAGTATAACTTAATGTTCGAGCGTCACATCGACGAGATGCTCATTCTCAAGGATGATGAAATAATCTGCTCGTCAAAGCTCGGTGCGATATCCCGTCCTGCGGATGACTATATCCAAGTGTATCGCCCAGAGACACTCTCACTTGGTCGTGTAAATGGTTATCCAGATCAGGTTTTGTTCTTAAGTATTACTAGCGAAGAGCATCCTGAATACAGAGCAGTGACCATCATCGACCGAGACTACTTTGCTGCCACGGTTGGTTACCGAAATGACTTTAGACTTAAACGTACTGCTATTTTTGTTGGTGATGAGTCTGCACCAATGGATTTAACGAAAGATGGTGAGAACGAAACTGCGCTTTATTACTCTTCGAGTTTCGATTATGAGATCTTAATTGAAGCAAGTGACGATTTTATCGAGCAAAAGCGTTTCTCATCCTTCTATTCTTCCATTCCTGCTTTACTGACCTTTTACTTATTCATTTTTCTCGTCCGTCGCTTTATCGATCCACAGCGCAACATGGTCTCTGAGCTTAAAAAAGCAATCAGAAAGCGTGAATTGAAGCTCTACTATCAACCTCAAGTGGATGCTCAAACAGGCAAAGTCTTTGGTTATGAGGCATTGGTTCGATGGCCGCATAAACTGAGAGGTTTTATCTCTCCGGATGAATTTGTACCTGTGGCAGAAGAGAGTGGGTTGGTAGAAAGCCTAACTGACTTTGTGTTGGATAAAGCCTGCGAAGACTTCTCAAAAGTTAAATTGGAAGAGTCGATACATTTGGGCGTCAACGTACCGCCTGGTTATTTATCTGATTCCCATGTGATAAGAAAAATTGAGAACATTCATCGTACTTTAAAACAACACAACGTCGAATTAGGGATTGAAATTACCGAAAGGCAGTTGATAGACAGTAACGCCATTCAACATATCGCTGCTCTGCGAGTCCACGGTATTCAAGTGCTTATCGATGATTTTGGTACAGGGCAAACCGCCTTAGCCGTATTACAGCACATGAAGGTCGATTACTTGAAAATCGATAAGTGCTTTGTCGACACTATTGGGATTGAGAGTGTTAATTCGTCAGTATTACACGCCATAGTCAGGCTGGCTGGCGATTTAAGTGTTGAGTTGGTTGCAGAAGGCGTAGAGACAAAAGAGCAAGCGGACTACTTAAAAGCGCTAGGGGTGAACATTCATCAAGGTTACTTCTATGCCAAGCCACTCCCTTATGCCGAAGTGGTTGGCAATAGAGAGTAG